The Halorhabdus sp. BNX81 genome includes a region encoding these proteins:
- the hisG gene encoding ATP phosphoribosyltransferase produces MRIALPNKGRLHDPSVELLERAGLHLVDGADRQLYARTVDEDVTVLYARAADIPEYVSDGAADLGITGYDQAQEADRENLVDLLDLDYGQCKLVLAAPEDGDIDEPTDLEGGTIATEFPNVTRNYLAEAGIDAEITEVSGATELTPHVDIADGIVDITSTGTTLRMNRLEVIDDVLESSVRLFAREDVADDPKVQQIEMALSSVLSAEDKRYLMMNAPESELEEVKDVLPGMGGPTVMDIAGTEDVAVHAVVDEREVFETINRLKEIGASDVLVTEIERLVK; encoded by the coding sequence ATGCGCATTGCCTTGCCTAACAAGGGCCGGCTCCACGACCCGAGCGTCGAACTGCTCGAACGCGCCGGGCTCCACCTCGTCGACGGCGCGGACCGACAGCTCTACGCCCGGACAGTCGACGAGGACGTGACCGTGCTGTACGCACGCGCCGCGGACATCCCCGAATACGTCTCCGACGGCGCGGCCGACCTCGGCATCACCGGCTACGACCAGGCCCAGGAGGCCGACCGCGAGAACCTCGTCGACCTGCTCGATCTGGACTATGGCCAGTGCAAACTCGTCCTCGCCGCGCCCGAAGACGGCGACATCGACGAACCCACCGACCTCGAGGGCGGCACCATCGCCACGGAGTTCCCGAACGTGACCCGGAACTACCTGGCCGAGGCGGGCATCGACGCCGAGATTACGGAGGTTTCCGGGGCGACCGAACTCACGCCCCACGTCGACATCGCCGACGGTATCGTCGACATCACCTCGACGGGCACCACCCTGCGAATGAACCGCCTCGAGGTCATCGACGACGTGCTCGAAAGTTCAGTCCGGCTGTTCGCCCGCGAGGACGTCGCCGACGATCCCAAGGTCCAGCAGATCGAGATGGCGCTGTCCTCGGTGCTGTCGGCCGAAGACAAACGCTACCTCATGATGAACGCCCCCGAGTCCGAACTGGAGGAGGTCAAGGATGTCCTCCCGGGAATGGGCGGGCCGACGGTGATGGACATCGCCGGGACGGAGGATGTTGCGGTCCATGCAGTCGTCGACGAACGCGAGGTCTTCGAGACGATCAACCGCCTGAAGGAGATCGGCGCGAGCGACGTCCTGGTGACCGAGATCGAGCGACTGGTGAAGTGA
- a CDS encoding ribbon-helix-helix protein, CopG family codes for MNDILSDLEEVTVEFDEEIIDALDEKAFQDHRDNREAAIRELLDQWLKEREE; via the coding sequence ATGAACGACATCCTTTCGGATCTGGAAGAAGTCACCGTCGAGTTCGACGAGGAGATCATCGACGCGCTGGACGAGAAGGCCTTCCAGGATCACCGGGACAACCGTGAGGCCGCGATTCGAGAACTCCTGGATCAGTGGTTGAAAGAGCGCGAGGAGTGA
- a CDS encoding amidohydrolase yields MSELLVTGGQVLRPDMTVERADVLVDQDAGTIEAVGDPGSGDDELDAEGGLVIPGLVNAHTHVAMTLLRGLADDKPLDAWLREDIWPVEAALRAEDVRAGTELGLVEMIKSGTTTFADMYFFMPEVVGAVEAAGLGAVLGYGSITVGNDDADARQEMADGLAFAREYDGAADGRIRTAFMPHSLTTVGEEYYREFVPQARDAELPIHLHANETDDEVEPILDKHGERPLVYADDLGLLAPEDFLAHGVHLDEREIELLAERGTGVVHCPASNMKLASGMAPVQDMLEADVTVGLGTDGAASNNDLDMFDEMRDAAMLGKLAASDASAVDAHSVVRMATTHGAELLGFDSGRIEPGANADLAVLDLESPHLTPAHDLVSHLAYAARGSDVRHTVADGQVLMRDREVTVFDEERVRTVAADRAEALIDRAT; encoded by the coding sequence ATGAGCGAACTTCTCGTCACGGGTGGGCAGGTCCTCCGTCCCGACATGACGGTCGAACGCGCGGACGTGCTGGTCGATCAGGACGCGGGCACCATTGAGGCCGTCGGCGACCCCGGCAGTGGCGACGACGAACTCGATGCCGAAGGCGGGCTCGTCATTCCCGGACTGGTCAACGCCCACACTCACGTCGCGATGACCCTGCTGCGGGGCTTGGCCGACGACAAGCCGCTGGATGCCTGGCTTCGGGAGGACATCTGGCCGGTCGAAGCAGCGCTACGGGCCGAGGATGTCCGTGCCGGGACGGAACTCGGGCTGGTCGAGATGATCAAATCCGGGACGACGACCTTCGCGGACATGTACTTCTTCATGCCGGAGGTCGTCGGTGCTGTCGAGGCGGCCGGGCTGGGGGCCGTCCTCGGCTACGGGTCGATCACCGTCGGCAACGACGACGCCGACGCCCGACAGGAGATGGCGGACGGGCTTGCTTTCGCCCGCGAATACGACGGCGCGGCTGACGGCCGCATTCGGACGGCGTTCATGCCCCATTCGCTGACGACAGTCGGCGAGGAGTACTATCGGGAGTTCGTCCCGCAGGCACGCGATGCCGAACTGCCGATCCACCTCCACGCCAACGAGACGGACGACGAAGTCGAACCGATCCTCGACAAACATGGCGAGCGCCCCCTCGTATACGCCGACGATCTCGGCTTGCTGGCCCCCGAAGATTTCCTGGCCCACGGGGTGCATCTCGATGAACGCGAAATCGAGCTACTGGCCGAGCGTGGGACCGGCGTCGTCCACTGTCCGGCCTCGAACATGAAACTCGCCAGTGGGATGGCCCCCGTCCAGGACATGCTTGAGGCGGACGTCACCGTCGGCCTCGGGACCGACGGCGCGGCCTCGAACAACGATCTGGACATGTTCGACGAGATGCGGGACGCGGCGATGCTCGGCAAACTCGCCGCGAGCGATGCGAGTGCCGTCGACGCACACTCCGTGGTTCGGATGGCGACGACGCACGGCGCGGAACTGCTCGGGTTCGATTCCGGACGCATCGAACCCGGCGCGAACGCCGATCTCGCGGTCCTCGACCTCGAATCGCCGCATCTCACACCGGCCCACGACCTCGTTTCACACCTGGCCTACGCCGCGCGTGGCTCGGACGTTCGCCACACGGTTGCTGACGGCCAGGTCCTCATGCGCGACCGAGAGGTGACCGTTTTCGACGAGGAGCGAGTCCGCACCGTGGCGGCCGATCGCGCCGAGGCGCTGATCGACCGTGCGACCTGA
- a CDS encoding ATP-binding protein codes for MIDGLSIGGRFWYLAVFGLSGVATFVSAVRVNRIAEGDTRRGLVALLLTSGGWALAHVAYLATADQQLGVFLYQIGLVVGLSTIGGWLYFCSAYTGRSLHRDPRIRWTAVVAFLAIVAVKLTNNLHGLYFSSEVVSTPFPHVAITSTTLHWTVMAGSYALATVGYFMLYERFRHVSHDSRPLLLLLGLTALPVGFDVLGMLVPGLMEITYEPVGVAAFAVGLSFVYFERFRTIRLAGDRDNPVIVLDDDDRIQDYNRAATRLVPALDDRSVIGEPFADIASECAEKIATDDPLVTVYRDGETRHYRVTEQQFSASQSSLGRALVFTDETHRERYRNELERQNDRLDSFASMLSHDLRNPLNVAQGRLELARDQHDSEHLEAAAGALDRIEGLIEDVLQLARQGQPIEEADRVTLSAIARDAWGMVETAEAKLVVETDRDIEADPDRLQRLFENLFRNAVEHGGESVTVTVGPLDDGDGFFVADDGAGIPAEKREQVFESGYSTAEDGTGFGLAIVEQIVAAHEWGVELADVEDGTRFEIRT; via the coding sequence ATGATTGACGGGCTGTCGATCGGCGGCCGGTTCTGGTATCTGGCTGTCTTTGGCCTCTCGGGCGTCGCGACGTTCGTCAGCGCCGTTCGGGTCAACCGGATCGCCGAGGGCGACACCCGGCGTGGGCTGGTTGCGCTCCTGCTCACCAGCGGCGGCTGGGCGCTCGCCCACGTCGCATACCTGGCGACAGCCGACCAGCAACTGGGCGTGTTTCTCTACCAGATCGGACTCGTCGTCGGGTTGAGCACGATCGGCGGGTGGCTGTACTTCTGTTCGGCCTATACCGGTCGATCGCTCCACCGTGATCCGCGGATCAGGTGGACGGCAGTCGTGGCCTTCCTCGCTATCGTCGCCGTGAAACTCACGAACAACCTTCACGGGCTGTACTTTTCGAGCGAGGTCGTTTCGACCCCGTTCCCCCACGTTGCAATCACGAGTACCACCCTCCACTGGACGGTCATGGCCGGCAGTTACGCGTTGGCGACGGTCGGGTATTTCATGCTCTACGAGCGATTCCGCCACGTCAGCCACGATTCACGCCCGCTGTTGCTCTTGCTCGGCCTGACGGCCCTGCCGGTCGGCTTTGACGTCCTGGGCATGCTCGTCCCCGGGCTGATGGAGATCACCTACGAACCGGTCGGCGTCGCGGCCTTCGCGGTCGGGCTTTCGTTCGTCTACTTCGAGCGCTTCCGGACGATCCGGTTAGCCGGGGACCGCGACAACCCGGTGATCGTCCTCGACGACGACGATCGGATTCAGGACTACAACCGTGCGGCGACGCGACTCGTCCCGGCGCTCGACGACCGCTCGGTCATCGGCGAACCCTTCGCCGACATCGCCTCGGAGTGTGCGGAGAAAATCGCGACGGATGACCCGCTCGTCACGGTCTACCGGGACGGCGAGACACGGCACTACCGCGTGACCGAACAGCAGTTCTCGGCCTCCCAGTCCTCGCTGGGGCGCGCACTCGTATTCACTGACGAGACCCACCGCGAACGCTACCGCAACGAACTCGAACGCCAGAACGACCGCCTGGATTCCTTCGCCAGCATGCTCTCTCATGACCTCCGCAACCCGCTGAACGTCGCCCAAGGTCGCCTCGAACTCGCCCGCGACCAACACGATAGCGAGCACCTCGAAGCGGCCGCGGGAGCCTTAGACCGCATCGAGGGCCTCATCGAGGACGTCCTCCAGCTTGCCCGACAGGGCCAGCCGATCGAGGAAGCCGACCGCGTCACCCTCAGCGCGATCGCCCGGGACGCCTGGGGAATGGTCGAGACGGCCGAGGCGAAGCTGGTCGTCGAGACTGATCGCGACATCGAGGCTGATCCGGATCGTCTCCAGCGACTCTTCGAGAACCTCTTTCGGAATGCCGTGGAGCACGGCGGCGAGAGCGTGACCGTCACGGTCGGTCCGCTTGACGACGGCGACGGCTTCTTCGTGGCTGATGACGGGGCCGGCATCCCAGCCGAGAAACGCGAGCAGGTCTTCGAGTCGGGGTACAGTACCGCCGAAGACGGTACCGGGTTCGGGCTCGCGATCGTCGAGCAGATCGTCGCGGCTCACGAATGGGGGGTCGAACTGGCCGACGTCGAAGACGGGACGCGCTTCGAGATCCGGACGTGA
- a CDS encoding potassium channel family protein: MASGEDVTYEPVSVKDVLAEMKDTAELLIDLSYSAVLLGSDEIAEEVLALEERMDVLHLQARMSLLMAARNPEDAEALAPVLGVVGAAEKISDAAGDIAKVVLEDIGLPAAMRATLPEAVETLVRATVAADSTYADRTLGDLNLETATGVRIIAIRRSGEWLMNPTAETTLQSGDVLLARGPEEGIAEVYAATTGGTYEPPAPPESDIEDLERAVDSIVLMKNMSELAVDLAYGAVLFDSEAVAEEVLELEAEVDALQSRFEAWTLQAAGRVDDPIALRGLVHLARSTEVISDAALEISEGVLRGLGTHPVVEAAIEASDEVIVRETVAAGSDLDGATLGDLEVKTRTGMRVIAVRRPATHPTGKHSTDWELSPGPATTIEAGDVLIAKGTRSGAERLGELAGGE; the protein is encoded by the coding sequence ATGGCATCGGGTGAGGACGTCACGTACGAACCGGTCAGCGTCAAGGATGTGCTGGCCGAGATGAAAGACACCGCCGAGTTGCTGATCGACCTCTCCTATTCGGCGGTGTTGCTCGGCAGCGACGAGATCGCCGAGGAAGTCCTCGCCCTCGAAGAGCGCATGGACGTCCTCCACCTCCAGGCGCGGATGAGCCTCCTCATGGCGGCCCGCAACCCCGAGGACGCCGAGGCGCTGGCCCCGGTGCTGGGCGTCGTCGGGGCGGCGGAGAAGATCAGCGACGCGGCTGGCGACATCGCGAAGGTCGTCCTGGAAGACATCGGCCTGCCGGCGGCGATGCGGGCGACCCTCCCCGAGGCCGTCGAGACCCTCGTCCGGGCGACGGTGGCGGCCGACTCGACGTACGCCGACCGGACGCTCGGGGATCTCAACCTCGAAACCGCGACGGGCGTCCGCATCATCGCGATCCGTCGGTCTGGGGAGTGGCTGATGAACCCGACCGCCGAGACGACGCTTCAATCGGGTGACGTGCTGCTGGCAAGGGGGCCCGAGGAGGGCATCGCCGAAGTCTACGCGGCGACCACCGGCGGGACCTACGAGCCCCCCGCGCCGCCCGAGAGCGACATCGAGGATCTGGAGCGGGCGGTCGACTCGATCGTGCTGATGAAGAACATGAGCGAACTCGCCGTCGACCTGGCCTACGGCGCGGTGCTGTTCGACAGCGAGGCCGTCGCCGAGGAGGTCCTCGAACTGGAGGCCGAGGTCGACGCCCTCCAGTCCCGTTTCGAGGCCTGGACGCTCCAGGCTGCCGGCCGGGTCGACGATCCCATCGCCCTCCGTGGGCTGGTCCACCTTGCGCGCTCGACGGAGGTCATCTCCGACGCCGCCTTAGAGATCAGCGAGGGGGTGCTCCGAGGACTCGGCACCCATCCCGTCGTCGAGGCGGCCATCGAGGCGAGCGACGAGGTGATCGTCCGGGAGACTGTCGCCGCCGGGAGCGACCTCGACGGCGCGACGCTGGGCGATCTTGAGGTCAAGACCCGGACGGGGATGCGCGTGATCGCCGTCCGCCGGCCGGCGACCCATCCGACCGGCAAGCACTCCACGGACTGGGAACTCTCGCCGGGACCGGCAACGACGATCGAAGCCGGCGACGTGCTGATCGCCAAGGGAACACGGAGCGGCGCGGAGCGGTTGGGCGAACTGGCTGGCGGCGAGTGA
- a CDS encoding surface glycoprotein: MNQKLIAVALAALMVVSVAAPAVAADGGLAVSATQAGNDADVTISVTDNGTAVPNATVDVTVAANDDADDDLNETAKAEDEEMEDEETEDEEMEEEETEDEETEEEETEEEETEKTEETEEEEEDQADGTYAGSGTYTTDANGTVVLAAPETSVTVEVTATVENRTATTTAELEPADAEDGDAFGLQVSAFVQEMLADGGAGPGFGQAVADFVTENNPGNDNRPDHAGPPGDAGPPADAGPGMNDDGNETEDDRRGPPEHAGPDGNQTDDRGPSQAGDQDQDRDATDADDSDAEEESEEDDAENQDRRGPPAHAGPGR; encoded by the coding sequence ATGAATCAGAAGCTAATCGCCGTCGCCCTGGCCGCGCTGATGGTCGTCTCGGTGGCTGCTCCCGCGGTGGCTGCCGATGGCGGCCTCGCGGTCTCGGCGACACAGGCCGGTAACGACGCGGACGTGACTATCTCGGTGACTGACAACGGGACAGCCGTTCCGAACGCGACCGTGGACGTGACCGTCGCCGCGAACGATGACGCCGACGACGATCTGAACGAGACGGCGAAAGCTGAGGACGAAGAGATGGAGGACGAGGAGACGGAGGACGAGGAAATGGAGGAAGAGGAGACGGAGGACGAGGAGACTGAGGAAGAAGAGACGGAGGAAGAGGAGACAGAAAAAACCGAGGAGACTGAGGAGGAAGAAGAGGACCAAGCGGACGGCACGTACGCGGGCAGTGGGACGTACACGACTGACGCAAACGGTACCGTGGTTCTCGCGGCCCCCGAAACGTCGGTGACTGTCGAGGTTACCGCGACAGTCGAGAACCGGACCGCGACGACGACCGCCGAACTCGAACCGGCAGACGCCGAGGATGGGGACGCCTTCGGCCTCCAAGTGAGTGCGTTCGTCCAGGAGATGCTCGCTGACGGCGGCGCTGGCCCCGGCTTCGGGCAGGCCGTCGCCGACTTCGTGACGGAGAACAACCCCGGTAACGACAACCGCCCCGACCACGCCGGGCCGCCCGGCGACGCTGGACCACCCGCTGACGCCGGTCCCGGAATGAACGACGACGGCAACGAGACCGAGGACGACCGACGGGGTCCGCCCGAACACGCCGGTCCGGACGGCAACCAGACTGACGACCGCGGCCCGTCCCAGGCTGGCGATCAGGACCAGGATCGTGACGCGACCGACGCAGACGACAGCGACGCTGAAGAAGAGAGCGAAGAGGATGATGCCGAGAACCAGGACCGTCGCGGCCCGCCCGCACACGCCGGTCCCGGACGATAA